The following proteins are co-located in the Sphingorhabdus lutea genome:
- a CDS encoding cation:proton antiporter codes for MIVLDSLMVKIALIGLLGVGAQWIAWRINKPAIALMLFAGVMAGPVLGIINPRADFGTLLEPIVKLAVAVILFEGGLSLNFKDLRHAGSGVLRLVIVGVPVGWVLGTMAGYYGANLSLGVAALFGGILVVTGPTVIGPMLRSLRVGNRVRDILKWEGIVNDPIGALLAVAIYTYIHYVSLNAGPVNLVEISAIVLGSSIIAGAIGAALGFALVYIFPRGWVPEYLKAPVLLVAVIGGFVGADLIMHETGLITVTIMGVVMANRPTFSSRALRRFKEDLSVLLISGVFILLSATLDWETMQKFQPIFLVFLGMLLFIVRPVTVLTSLAFSDVPWRERLFIAWIAPRGVVAIAVTSLFAIRLVELGYEGADALIPLVFGVVIVTIFAHGFSAGYVARFLGIDQGKSEDILLVGSNRWNIAFGKFLSSMDLNVVIADQSKYALRNARKAGLETHCGEVSESAHGHELDIGRFQHLLVGTEGDSYNLLVANDLGPEVGFESLTIMSGEDAINHHNRARVLFASGASFELLDDRIYSGWEFSKTRITEKFTYSDFRANLIEDEEPVAVLKPDNRLLFFAVGSSPTVEPDDVIISFVQPDTPEERKAQREAEKQRNDK; via the coding sequence ATGATAGTGCTAGATTCCCTAATGGTGAAAATCGCGCTTATCGGTTTATTGGGCGTTGGCGCACAATGGATTGCATGGCGGATCAACAAACCGGCCATTGCGTTAATGTTATTCGCAGGTGTGATGGCAGGGCCCGTTTTGGGGATAATCAACCCGCGCGCGGATTTTGGCACTTTATTAGAACCCATTGTCAAATTGGCGGTGGCGGTTATCCTGTTCGAAGGGGGGCTTAGCCTTAATTTTAAGGATTTGCGCCATGCGGGCAGTGGGGTATTGCGGCTTGTCATTGTGGGCGTGCCTGTTGGCTGGGTGCTTGGCACAATGGCGGGTTATTATGGCGCGAACCTATCGCTTGGCGTTGCGGCATTATTTGGCGGAATTTTGGTGGTTACCGGCCCAACGGTTATCGGCCCGATGCTGCGTTCGCTGCGCGTCGGCAACCGTGTTCGTGATATTTTAAAATGGGAAGGCATTGTTAACGACCCGATTGGCGCTTTGCTTGCCGTTGCCATTTATACCTATATTCACTATGTTTCCTTAAATGCTGGTCCGGTCAATTTGGTCGAAATTTCTGCCATTGTCCTTGGCTCTAGCATTATTGCAGGTGCAATTGGCGCGGCATTGGGCTTTGCATTAGTATATATTTTCCCGCGTGGATGGGTGCCGGAATATTTAAAAGCACCCGTTTTATTGGTGGCTGTTATTGGCGGTTTTGTTGGCGCGGATTTAATCATGCATGAAACCGGCCTTATCACCGTGACCATTATGGGTGTGGTGATGGCCAACCGCCCCACATTTTCCAGCCGCGCATTAAGACGGTTTAAGGAAGATTTGTCTGTATTGCTCATTTCCGGCGTGTTTATCCTGCTTTCCGCCACATTGGATTGGGAAACCATGCAAAAATTCCAACCTATATTTTTGGTATTTTTGGGGATGCTATTATTCATCGTGCGTCCGGTTACCGTGCTGACCAGTCTGGCATTTAGCGATGTTCCATGGCGTGAAAGATTATTTATCGCATGGATTGCACCGCGCGGCGTAGTGGCCATTGCGGTGACCAGCTTATTCGCCATTCGTTTGGTGGAATTGGGTTATGAAGGGGCGGATGCCTTAATCCCCTTGGTCTTTGGCGTGGTGATTGTCACCATTTTCGCCCATGGTTTTTCCGCAGGATATGTTGCCCGCTTCCTTGGCATTGATCAGGGTAAAAGCGAGGATATTTTGTTGGTCGGGTCAAATCGGTGGAATATTGCCTTTGGTAAATTTTTATCCAGCATGGATTTAAATGTCGTGATTGCGGATCAAAGCAAATATGCATTGCGCAACGCCCGCAAGGCAGGGTTGGAAACCCATTGCGGCGAAGTATCGGAAAGCGCACATGGCCATGAATTGGACATTGGCCGTTTCCAACATTTATTGGTCGGGACAGAGGGCGATAGCTATAATTTATTGGTCGCAAATGATTTGGGGCCAGAGGTTGGGTTTGAATCACTGACCATCATGTCGGGCGAAGATGCAATAAACCATCATAATCGCGCCCGCGTTTTATTTGCCAGTGGGGCAAGTTTTGAATTGCTGGACGATCGGATTTATTCGGGTTGGGAATTTAGCAAAACCCGCATCACCGAAAAATTCACCTATAGCGATTTTAGGGCAAATTTAATCGAGGATGAAGAACCGGTCGCGGTACTGAAACCGGATAATCGCTTATTATTCTTTGCTGTGGGCAGCAGCCCAACGGTTGAACCCGATGATGTCATTATCAGCTTTGTTCAGCCCGACACGCCCGAAGAACGCAAGGCGCAGCGTGAGGCGGAAAAACAGCGCAATGACAAATAA
- a CDS encoding thioredoxin family protein, whose protein sequence is MKIISFLMLAFVATAPAQTPPAQTLPTQTLPTQTPPAQSSSVKNNQSYPLQPMMQADSRAENPEVKAYDKNANAQTQVQRALDRAKLNGKYVIIAMGANWCHDSLAFAGWFETPRFKRLRDEKFEIVYVDVGTPQSDEGRNLDIVKRFKGKSVKNTPYVMIISPQGTLLNKKSARDWRNAASRSEADIYNYFLAFGNETRHRQQK, encoded by the coding sequence ATGAAGATAATATCATTTTTAATGCTGGCATTTGTCGCAACCGCCCCCGCGCAAACACCGCCCGCGCAAACACTGCCCACGCAAACACTGCCCACGCAAACACCGCCCGCGCAATCATCATCGGTAAAAAATAACCAATCATATCCGCTTCAACCCATGATGCAGGCCGATAGCCGCGCCGAAAATCCAGAAGTAAAGGCTTATGATAAAAATGCCAATGCACAGACGCAGGTGCAACGCGCATTGGACAGAGCAAAATTAAACGGAAAATATGTCATCATCGCCATGGGGGCAAATTGGTGTCATGACAGTTTGGCCTTTGCAGGATGGTTTGAAACGCCCCGTTTCAAGCGGTTAAGGGACGAAAAATTTGAAATTGTCTATGTCGATGTTGGCACGCCGCAATCGGACGAAGGACGCAATTTGGATATTGTAAAGCGGTTTAAGGGTAAATCGGTCAAAAATACCCCCTATGTGATGATTATTTCCCCGCAAGGCACATTATTAAATAAAAAAAGCGCGCGCGATTGGCGCAATGCGGCAAGCCGGAGCGAGGCCGATATTTATAATTATTTTTTGGCATTTGGGAATGAAACACGTCACCGCCAGCAAAAATAA
- a CDS encoding phosphatase PAP2 family protein, giving the protein MFDFLSRKMTGAVMRGGVVILFACAMAVPAYASEKTWDDAGTIAKNGLVAAALILPAAKKDLNGGLQSLGSMGVAYIITQTGKDSFPKLRPDGSDYRSFPSGHTSMAFSAAATMHNRYGWKVGLPAQAVAAFVGVSRIKAKKHDWADVLTGMAIGQASGFLITNKRNENVVIIPFGDTKGGGVAALVRF; this is encoded by the coding sequence ATGTTTGATTTTTTATCTCGCAAAATGACGGGCGCGGTAATGCGCGGCGGCGTGGTGATTTTATTTGCCTGCGCCATGGCTGTGCCCGCTTATGCTTCGGAAAAAACATGGGATGATGCGGGAACAATTGCCAAAAATGGCCTTGTCGCGGCGGCGTTAATCCTGCCTGCGGCAAAAAAAGATTTAAATGGCGGCCTGCAATCATTGGGCAGCATGGGGGTTGCCTATATCATCACCCAAACGGGCAAGGATAGTTTTCCAAAATTGCGCCCTGATGGCAGCGATTATCGCAGCTTCCCCTCTGGCCATACATCAATGGCATTTTCCGCTGCCGCCACCATGCATAATCGCTATGGCTGGAAAGTGGGTTTGCCTGCACAGGCCGTGGCCGCCTTTGTTGGTGTGTCGCGGATAAAGGCCAAAAAACATGACTGGGCCGATGTCTTAACGGGCATGGCCATTGGGCAGGCAAGCGGATTTTTAATTACCAATAAACGCAATGAAAATGTCGTCATTATCCCCTTTGGCGATACAAAGGGCGGCGGTGTGGCGGCGCTTGTCCGATTTTAA
- the pdeM gene encoding ligase-associated DNA damage response endonuclease PdeM has protein sequence MAIQTFTFGAEQFCFAGPRALFWPRKSALLVADLHLEKASNFAMGGQMLPPYDSHEIIENLGDLAAQFNAACIYSLGDNFHDDDGQYRLSKNVQDKITALAEKYTLNWIIGNHDEALSRSFGGNIYEEMNVDGIILRHMAQRHETRPEISGHFHPKYRAKIRGRQINRVCALAAGNHLILPAFGALTGGMGANDAAIASACGMKSGDMAAAYMDANPRLITMQLYFT, from the coding sequence ATGGCAATTCAAACTTTTACTTTTGGTGCAGAGCAATTTTGCTTTGCCGGTCCACGGGCCTTATTTTGGCCGCGTAAATCGGCCCTGTTGGTCGCGGACCTGCATTTGGAAAAAGCCAGCAATTTTGCCATGGGGGGGCAGATGCTCCCCCCCTATGACAGCCATGAGATTATTGAAAATTTGGGCGATTTGGCCGCCCAATTTAACGCCGCCTGCATTTATTCTTTGGGCGATAATTTTCATGATGATGACGGACAATATCGATTATCCAAAAATGTGCAGGATAAAATTACAGCATTGGCCGAAAAATATACTCTAAATTGGATAATCGGCAATCATGATGAGGCGTTGAGCAGATCATTTGGCGGCAATATTTATGAAGAAATGAATGTGGATGGTATTATCCTGCGCCATATGGCACAGCGGCATGAAACACGCCCTGAAATTTCTGGGCATTTTCACCCCAAATATCGCGCAAAAATCCGTGGTCGGCAGATAAATCGTGTCTGCGCGCTGGCTGCGGGAAATCATTTAATCCTTCCTGCTTTTGGGGCATTAACCGGCGGCATGGGCGCAAATGACGCCGCAATTGCATCGGCATGCGGCATGAAAAGCGGTGATATGGCCGCCGCCTATATGGATGCGAACCCGCGGCTAATCACCATGCAATTATATTTTACCTAA
- a CDS encoding dihydroorotase — MSGKYDLILKNGTVHSPGGPQHVDVAVKDGKIAALGHFDDAGKIVDCTGLDILPGMIDSQVHFREPGLEHKEDLESGSRCAVMGGITAVFEMPNTNPNTDTKERIEDKLSRAYHRMWCDHAFYVGATGQNAEELLELEKMPGTSGVKIFMGASTGNLLVKDDEALERVLRSGTRRVAIHSEDEYRMNEREHLRVEGDPSSHPIWRDDESAMMSTKRIIALARKTGRRIHILHITTPAELELISQNKDLVTCELLPQHLTLDAETAYAKLGSYAQMNPPIRSKAHQDGLWHWLNQGVPDVMGSDHAPHTKEEKAKPYPASPSGMPGVQTILPLMLNHVAHGRTTLQRVIELFSAGPQRIFGLVGKGRIAVGYDADFTVVDLAKKWTITNEWLQSKCGWSPFEGMEITGKPVGTFIRGHQVMWNDVLADKVIGEPVRFQETYKG; from the coding sequence ATGTCCGGCAAATATGATTTAATCTTAAAAAATGGCACGGTGCACAGCCCCGGCGGGCCGCAACATGTTGATGTCGCGGTAAAGGATGGAAAAATCGCCGCATTGGGCCATTTTGATGATGCAGGCAAAATTGTTGATTGCACCGGATTGGACATTTTGCCTGGCATGATTGACAGCCAAGTGCATTTTCGTGAGCCAGGTTTGGAGCATAAGGAAGACCTTGAAAGCGGCAGCAGATGCGCCGTTATGGGCGGCATTACCGCCGTTTTTGAAATGCCCAATACCAACCCCAATACCGATACCAAGGAACGTATAGAGGATAAATTATCCAGAGCATATCACCGCATGTGGTGTGACCATGCTTTTTATGTCGGCGCAACAGGGCAAAATGCCGAAGAGTTATTGGAATTGGAAAAAATGCCCGGCACATCGGGCGTTAAAATTTTTATGGGTGCGTCCACCGGCAATTTATTGGTCAAGGATGATGAGGCGTTGGAACGTGTGCTGCGATCCGGCACGCGCCGCGTTGCAATACATAGCGAGGACGAATATCGCATGAACGAACGCGAACATTTGCGGGTGGAGGGCGACCCATCTTCCCATCCCATTTGGCGCGATGATGAAAGCGCGATGATGTCCACCAAGCGTATCATTGCGCTGGCCCGAAAAACCGGCCGCCGCATCCATATTTTGCATATCACCACACCAGCAGAGCTGGAACTGATTAGCCAGAATAAAGATTTGGTGACATGCGAATTATTGCCGCAACATTTAACGCTGGATGCTGAAACCGCCTATGCCAAACTTGGCAGCTATGCCCAAATGAACCCGCCTATCCGGTCAAAGGCACATCAAGATGGCCTGTGGCATTGGTTAAACCAAGGCGTGCCGGATGTTATGGGATCGGACCATGCCCCGCATACAAAAGAGGAAAAGGCAAAACCCTATCCCGCATCGCCCAGCGGCATGCCTGGTGTGCAAACCATTTTGCCGTTAATGTTAAACCATGTCGCGCATGGCCGCACCACATTACAGCGCGTGATTGAATTATTCAGCGCAGGGCCACAGCGTATATTCGGCCTTGTCGGCAAGGGGCGCATTGCGGTGGGATATGACGCCGATTTTACCGTGGTTGATTTGGCCAAAAAATGGACAATCACTAATGAGTGGCTGCAATCCAAATGCGGCTGGTCACCATTTGAGGGGATGGAAATTACCGGCAAACCCGTGGGCACATTCATTCGCGGGCATCAGGTGATGTGGAATGATGTGCTTGCAGACAAGGTAATTGGCGAGCCTGTCCGTTTCCAAGAAACCTATAAGGGATAG
- a CDS encoding isoaspartyl peptidase/L-asparaginase family protein codes for MTKFNLKKSIKKYAAFLTLPIIFASPIAMAQGNQSPENNSGAEMQDNWSIVIHGGAGVLERDKISPEKDAEIRAALNFALKTGSDILRAGGTSMDAIAATIMTLENNENFNAGKGAVFTWDGKNEMDASIMDGETLAAGAVAGVTATKNPILLARKVMTDSSHVFLSGDGANKFSLEMGLEQAPPEYFATDFRRQQLEKMKSQKISSYDVDLKFGTVGAVAVDKNGNIAAGTSTGGMTGKKWGRIGDSPIIGAGTYARNDSCGISATGSGEYFIRLGVAHEICSRIRFAFSSTRDTAQANVPKDKHGMPQYYIHSNEWALDDDVVQAIADNVIAELGVLGGTGGIIYATPWGQIGYSFNTPGMYRGKASNNAPATVSIYGDEE; via the coding sequence ATGACAAAATTTAATTTGAAAAAATCGATCAAAAAATATGCCGCATTTTTAACATTGCCCATCATATTTGCATCGCCCATTGCCATGGCACAGGGCAATCAATCGCCTGAAAATAATAGTGGCGCAGAAATGCAAGATAATTGGTCAATTGTCATTCATGGCGGGGCGGGCGTGTTGGAACGGGATAAAATAAGCCCAGAAAAAGACGCCGAAATACGCGCGGCATTAAATTTTGCGTTAAAAACTGGATCGGATATTTTGCGCGCTGGTGGCACATCCATGGATGCCATTGCCGCGACAATTATGACATTAGAAAATAATGAAAATTTTAATGCTGGAAAAGGTGCGGTGTTCACATGGGATGGCAAAAATGAAATGGATGCCAGCATCATGGACGGCGAAACATTGGCCGCAGGTGCAGTTGCGGGCGTGACAGCCACCAAAAACCCGATTTTATTGGCCCGTAAAGTCATGACCGATAGCAGCCATGTTTTCCTTTCCGGCGATGGGGCAAATAAATTCAGCCTTGAAATGGGGCTGGAGCAAGCGCCGCCCGAATATTTCGCCACCGATTTTCGCCGCCAACAATTGGAAAAAATGAAATCGCAAAAAATTTCATCCTATGATGTTGATTTGAAATTTGGCACGGTTGGCGCTGTGGCAGTTGATAAAAATGGCAATATCGCTGCGGGAACAAGCACGGGTGGCATGACGGGCAAAAAATGGGGACGTATTGGCGATTCCCCCATCATCGGCGCGGGGACATATGCCCGAAATGATAGCTGCGGCATCTCTGCCACGGGCAGCGGCGAATATTTCATCCGTTTGGGCGTGGCACATGAAATTTGCAGCCGTATCCGTTTTGCCTTTTCCTCCACCCGCGACACCGCACAGGCAAATGTGCCAAAGGATAAGCATGGCATGCCGCAATATTATATTCATTCCAACGAATGGGCACTGGATGATGATGTTGTTCAGGCGATTGCCGATAATGTGATTGCCGAATTGGGCGTTTTGGGCGGCACTGGCGGCATTATTTACGCCACGCCATGGGGACAAATTGGATATAGTTTCAACACGCCGGGAATGTATCGCGGCAAAGCATCGAATAATGCCCCCGCCACGGTTTCCATTTATGGTGATGAGGAATAA
- the ispG gene encoding flavodoxin-dependent (E)-4-hydroxy-3-methylbut-2-enyl-diphosphate synthase encodes MTADNPSLRPWRDISRRQCRQIMVGNVPVGGDAPISVQTMTNTLTSDVRATVDQIRRCEDAGVDIIRVSCPDVESTAGLKQIVRAANVPIVADIHFHYKRALEAADAGAACLRINPGNIGSEARVREVVDAAKSNGCAIRIGVNAGSLEKDLLEKYGEPCPDALVESALDHIKLLQDLDFHEYKVAVKASDAFLAVAAYMQLADAVDCPLHLGITEAGGLIGGTVKSAIGIGNLLWAGIGDTVRVSLSAEPEEEVRVAYEILKTLGLRTRGVRVISCPSCARQGFDVIRTVQKLEEALSHIKTPLSLSVLGCVVNGPGEARETDIGVTGGGNGKHMVYLSGVTDHHIESADMVDHIVKLVEAKAASIEAGESVAA; translated from the coding sequence ATGACAGCTGATAATCCATCTCTTCGCCCATGGCGCGATATATCGCGGCGCCAATGCCGTCAAATCATGGTTGGCAATGTGCCGGTTGGCGGCGATGCGCCCATTAGCGTGCAAACAATGACCAACACATTGACCAGCGACGTGCGCGCCACGGTGGACCAAATCCGCCGATGCGAGGATGCAGGCGTGGATATTATCCGCGTGTCATGCCCCGATGTGGAATCAACCGCCGGATTGAAACAAATTGTCCGCGCGGCCAATGTGCCCATTGTCGCCGACATTCATTTTCATTATAAACGCGCGTTGGAGGCGGCAGATGCTGGCGCGGCGTGCCTGCGGATAAATCCAGGAAATATTGGCAGCGAGGCCCGCGTGCGGGAGGTGGTGGACGCCGCAAAATCCAATGGCTGTGCAATTCGAATTGGCGTTAATGCGGGCAGTTTGGAAAAAGATTTGCTGGAAAAATATGGCGAACCATGCCCCGATGCATTGGTGGAAAGCGCATTGGACCATATTAAATTATTACAAGATTTGGATTTCCATGAATATAAGGTTGCGGTGAAGGCGTCCGACGCATTTTTGGCGGTGGCGGCATATATGCAATTGGCCGATGCGGTGGATTGTCCGCTACATTTGGGCATTACAGAGGCCGGCGGCTTAATTGGCGGCACGGTGAAAAGCGCGATTGGCATTGGCAATTTATTATGGGCGGGCATTGGCGATACGGTGCGTGTGTCATTATCCGCCGAACCCGAAGAGGAAGTGCGCGTTGCGTATGAAATATTAAAAACCCTTGGCCTTAGAACAAGGGGAGTTCGGGTGATAAGCTGCCCCAGCTGTGCGCGGCAGGGTTTTGACGTTATCCGCACGGTTCAAAAATTAGAAGAAGCATTAAGCCATATTAAAACGCCCCTATCCCTTTCGGTTTTGGGATGCGTGGTCAATGGCCCGGGTGAAGCACGCGAAACCGACATTGGTGTGACCGGCGGCGGCAATGGCAAACATATGGTATATTTATCCGGCGTGACCGATCATCATATTGAAAGCGCGGATATGGTCGATCATATTGTGAAATTGGTGGAGGCAAAGGCAGCCTCCATCGAAGCAGGTGAAAGCGTCGCTGCATAG
- a CDS encoding DMT family transporter, translated as MMNNNQQHQTPAAIAFSVACAGIAFFSLMDAAMKVLSIEMGAYNAVLWRNIFGAGMGGALFLGARNKWPSMANLKIHLWRSLVVALMAVAFFWAIARLPLAEAIGLSFFAPVVALYLAVIILKESVGKAAIWASIFGLAGVSVILIGKFSGKYDDDAIWGVAAVLLSACLFAYNLILARQQAQKAGPIEIAFFQSLLTCFWLLLAAPWFLVMVTNVHIPLLAGAGFLAMISLLMLSWAYARAEAQILIPVEYTAFIWAAAFGWYFFDEAVTPTTIAGTVLIVMGSVVAAHAKPKLIEQPDQISI; from the coding sequence ATGATGAATAATAATCAACAGCATCAAACCCCCGCCGCCATTGCCTTTTCTGTGGCATGTGCGGGCATTGCCTTTTTCTCTTTAATGGATGCGGCGATGAAGGTGCTGTCCATTGAAATGGGCGCGTATAATGCGGTATTATGGCGCAATATTTTCGGTGCTGGGATGGGCGGGGCGTTATTTTTGGGCGCGCGCAATAAATGGCCCAGCATGGCAAATTTGAAAATTCATTTATGGCGCAGTTTGGTCGTCGCCTTAATGGCGGTGGCGTTTTTTTGGGCCATTGCGCGTCTTCCCTTGGCCGAGGCAATTGGTTTGTCATTTTTTGCGCCCGTGGTCGCATTATATTTGGCGGTGATTATTTTAAAAGAAAGCGTGGGAAAGGCGGCAATTTGGGCGTCTATATTCGGTTTGGCGGGGGTGTCGGTTATCCTGATTGGGAAATTTAGCGGCAAATATGATGATGATGCCATTTGGGGTGTTGCGGCTGTTTTACTATCGGCATGTTTATTCGCCTATAATCTTATCCTTGCGCGGCAACAGGCGCAAAAAGCAGGGCCAATAGAAATAGCATTTTTCCAATCGCTGCTGACCTGTTTTTGGTTATTATTGGCCGCGCCGTGGTTTTTGGTGATGGTAACGAATGTCCATATCCCCTTATTGGCGGGGGCAGGGTTTTTGGCAATGATTTCGCTGTTAATGTTAAGCTGGGCATATGCACGGGCGGAGGCGCAAATTTTAATCCCCGTTGAATATACCGCCTTTATATGGGCGGCGGCATTTGGATGGTATTTTTTTGACGAGGCGGTCACCCCCACCACCATTGCTGGCACGGTTTTAATCGTTATGGGCAGCGTGGTTGCCGCGCACGCCAAACCCAAATTGATTGAACAGCCAGATCAAATTAGCATATAG
- the rarD gene encoding EamA family transporter RarD — protein sequence MINISHDENKARTGVIQAIGAYIIWGFMPVFFKIFKGYPEYEIVAHRVIWCVPVLLLILTLRGRIGELWAALRNPQALKYLFFTSFLIAANWLIYIWAVSHDYVVAASLGYFLSPLLNIALGYIFLKERLGRLQIAALCCAILGVALLAGGALNTLWISISLALSFGFYGLIRKIAPVESLPGLAVETLWLFIPSLLLAIWVYMTSSHAAWNDSWGVTLALMASGLVTAVPLLLFASAARKINFSTIGFIQYIGPTIQFLFGVLVYKEPLSWAQISCFILIWLGIAIFTYDGLRKYKLANKPV from the coding sequence ATGATTAACATTTCCCATGATGAGAATAAGGCGCGTACTGGTGTCATACAGGCGATTGGCGCATATATTATCTGGGGCTTCATGCCCGTTTTTTTCAAGATTTTTAAGGGCTATCCCGAATATGAAATTGTCGCCCACCGCGTTATTTGGTGCGTGCCTGTTTTATTATTGATTTTGACACTTCGCGGTCGAATTGGGGAGTTATGGGCGGCCCTACGCAACCCGCAGGCATTAAAATATCTTTTCTTCACATCTTTTTTAATCGCGGCAAATTGGTTAATTTATATTTGGGCGGTGTCGCATGATTATGTTGTTGCGGCGTCGCTAGGTTATTTTTTAAGCCCGCTGTTAAACATTGCCTTGGGATATATATTTTTAAAAGAACGTTTGGGAAGATTGCAAATTGCGGCATTATGCTGCGCTATATTGGGCGTGGCATTATTGGCGGGCGGTGCGTTAAACACTTTGTGGATTAGCATTTCTTTGGCGCTGAGCTTTGGTTTTTATGGCCTTATCCGCAAAATTGCACCGGTGGAATCATTGCCCGGTTTGGCGGTGGAAACATTATGGCTGTTCATCCCGTCATTATTATTGGCCATTTGGGTATATATGACTAGCAGCCATGCCGCATGGAATGATAGTTGGGGCGTTACATTGGCATTGATGGCAAGCGGCCTTGTCACCGCTGTGCCATTATTATTATTTGCCTCTGCCGCGCGAAAAATAAATTTTTCCACCATTGGCTTTATTCAATATATTGGCCCAACCATCCAATTTTTATTCGGCGTTTTGGTGTATAAAGAGCCGCTGTCATGGGCGCAAATTTCATGCTTCATCCTGATTTGGCTGGGCATTGCAATTTTCACCTATGACGGGCTGCGTAAATATAAATTGGCGAATAAACCGGTTTAA
- a CDS encoding GNAT family N-acetyltransferase: protein MTNIGPTLETNRLILRMPSKEDLPAFTKFCADAETTRFIGGVSHPSMAWRAWAAMIGGWHLNGFGYFSMIEKSTGQWIGRTGPWQPPQWPGTEIGWGIMRDAAGKGYAREAAIACIDWAIDILGWDDVIHTIDPENHASIALAERLGSKPRGPVIMPPPFHEKHIEIWGQTKAEWLVNKRAFT from the coding sequence ATGACCAATATCGGCCCTACATTGGAAACAAATCGGCTTATCCTGCGTATGCCAAGCAAGGAAGATTTGCCCGCATTTACAAAATTTTGCGCAGATGCCGAAACCACCCGCTTCATTGGCGGGGTATCGCATCCCTCCATGGCGTGGCGCGCATGGGCCGCAATGATTGGTGGGTGGCATTTAAACGGTTTTGGTTATTTTTCGATGATTGAAAAATCGACCGGTCAATGGATTGGCCGCACCGGTCCGTGGCAGCCGCCCCAATGGCCCGGCACAGAAATTGGTTGGGGCATTATGCGAGATGCGGCCGGCAAGGGATATGCCCGTGAAGCCGCCATTGCCTGTATCGATTGGGCAATTGATATTTTGGGTTGGGATGATGTCATCCACACCATTGACCCTGAAAATCATGCATCCATCGCATTGGCAGAGCGTTTGGGGTCAAAACCCCGCGGACCAGTTATCATGCCGCCGCCATTTCATGAAAAGCATATAGAAATTTGGGGACAAACAAAGGCCGAGTGGCTGGTGAATAAACGCGCCTTTACTTAA